The Gopherus flavomarginatus isolate rGopFla2 unplaced genomic scaffold, rGopFla2.mat.asm mat_scaffold_459_arrow_ctg1, whole genome shotgun sequence DNA window gacactatcaggacaggatcatcttcctcacagcccaatagcaccttatttgtgtGACTCGTTTGgtatgtgaggatgtgaccctttgcttcccaacttatggctgcccctgctgcttagccaaaggtctTCGCCTAAGGACAAGGCCTCAGTCTGTCACGGTAAGAGAAGGccttacaaatacagacagtgattttgattctttgttttcatactcctgtaagtatctcagtgataaaaatacccctaagttcttaaactataggctttgcaggcaggcctgaatatctctattctaacagtgggttctCTCCTTTATCCCATTCTGTgcctgtcttgtgtatttagattgtaaattcttcagggcatgggccatctactattctgtgttgtacttgtcctaacacaatggggacccactgttagttgctccttagcactaatgtaatgaatatgatttataatcataataactctcctgcctctttgagccaaggaagctggccttGCAATGTTACTGCTTAACAATCAGCTGGGAGTTAAAACCATGgactattctttgtgacaagtatccaCAAATTCTACTGACCTCCCTGGTTTTCTTTGCCTGcagtagggtttccagtttcgaaacctgatgtgatctcccaggtggaacgaggggaagagccgtgggttccagacctccagggctgtgagaaagaagtgcttccaagagctgcctgcacaggtgaggacttggttaaaccaactgaacaactgtgtgggaatgcaggaaacatttgggatgccctacaaagtccctgtgagctctccaagttcaagattgttccctgcagatgcaGAATCATAATGGCAGATGTGactcatggcttccctcctattctgactgacaactggcagcaggtAGCTCCGCGATCTCACTTTCCTCTGAGTGTTCTcgtgagatgcagaccaaaactgatcccttcctctctcctctggggaaggttttggggaaaatcagctcctgataggtttgatctctcccacacacattttggattgttcatccctttttccattcctctctctgagattttctttctttccggtgcaggtagtgacctgtgtctggattctctctgtctcccatcaggtgatgggatggtgagtgagaatgaggaggagaaaccccatcaggaagatgctgagcgaagagaagcacatggaatgttatcaggaagatccaaagagaatgtttccaggagttgtgcactcccagaaaaaccaaagcctgtgagactcagggGAGGCCAGAGGGAAACTTAGTAGCCTCTCAGACCTTGTAACAAGCGGcagaatcaacttggaagagacacgctacatgtgccatgagtgtgggaaaagcttcagtttgGAGCTCTACCCTTGTCagacatcgtagaatccacacaggagagacgccttaTACGTGTACTGAGTGTGGGAGACACTTCAGTCAGAGCTCACACCTTAtccgacatcagagaatccacacaggagagacaccgtacacgtgctctgagtgtgggaaaagcttcagtcagagctctaccctgaacacacatcgtagaatccacacaggagagacgccctacacatgcactgagtgtggcAGAAGCTTTCGTTGGCGCTCAGACCTTATTgtacatcgtagaatccacacaggagagacgccgtacacatgctctgagtgcgggaaaagcttcaatcactGCTCAACCCTTATCAgccatcgtagaatccacacaggagagacgccgtACAATGCTCAGActgcgggaaaagctttagtTGTAGCTCAacccttatcacacatcagagaatccacacaggcgagaagccctactcatgctcagagtgcgggaaaagctttagtcGGAGCTCACTCCTATCACACATCAGataatccacacgggagagaaccTTACATGTGCAATGAGTGTGGGAAAGCTTCAATCGTAGCTCTAACCCTGaacacacatcgtagaatccacacaagagagacGCCCTAACACATGCTTTGAGTGCGGGCAAAGCTTCAATCAGTGCTCAacccttatcagacatcagagaatccacacaggagagaagccctactcATGCTCAGAGTGCTGGAAAAGCTTTAGTTCGGAGCTCActccttatcagacatcagataATCCACACGGGAGAACACTTtacacgtgcactgagtgtgggaaaagcttaaTCGGAGCTCTACCCTGAACACACATCGTATAATCCACACAAAGAATACGCCCTCACATGCTTTGAGTGCGGGCAAAGCTTCAATCAGCAGTGCTCAacccttatcagacatcagagaatccccATAGGAGAGAAGcctacacatgctcagagtgcggTAAAAAAGCTTTAGTCGGAGCGCACTCCTTATAGACATCAGATAATCCACAAGGAGAGACGCCTTACACCTGCTCCGATTGTGGGAAAGCTTTAGTTGTAGCTCAACCCTGAATCACAcatggagaatccacacaggcgagAAGCCCTACTCATGCTCCTGAGTGCGGGAAAGGCTTTAGTCGGAGCGCacccttatcagacatcaggataATCCACACAGGATAGAGCCTACACATGCTCAGAAGTGCTTGAAAAGCTTTAGGATGGAGCTCATACCTTACAACATCAGCGATCCACACGGAGAGAGACGCCCTACTCCTGCTTCAAGTGCGGGCAAAGCTTCAATCAGCCTCAGGCTCATTAACATCAGAAAATGCACAGAAGTAGACTTGTAATAAATCCCTTGACTAGTGTTGGCAAAAacgaatttttttaaaaaatcacattatCTAATTCGCACATAGTGATTTTTTGCATCGTCTTCACCGTGGTGTCCTCAGCTCCACCAGATAAGATGCCGCCTTTCctgccttttgcagctcatcCTCTTTGGGTCAGTCCtatgatcttttctatcaactcctttccgtttgagtcataggagtgtgtatccctccagccaggaatgtTCATAAGTTTCAAGTAGGGGAGAGGTTTGATCCCCAGCAAGGTACAGTGaggcaaaaactacctgtgcttccatccactaggactgTACATGACGTTAgctgctcaagttagtgatcttaatgtaaaaagttgtagtgcagatgcagcccaggtgcagtggttggcattagctttccccttgacctgacctaaactccatccTTTTCCTAGTCCTAAAACTAACCTGAGCATCACGGTTATCCTGTTTCCCCCCATTTCAAATCATTGTTAGTCATCGAGTTTCTCCCttggggaacaaattgtttcattcccagtttgaattctgatgttgcttcaggttgtgctgggAGAGcggatatttttattattattttccgcacttaaaatatattgaactataacaaagaacaggaacagggcagggatagggaaaagtcatttcctcctctgtaacAACATACATAGTTTAGGGTAAGTCAAGGGAGTTCCCTTATTCCCCATAACTGTCCTCCTTCAATCCGTGCTAGAACCAAGAATCATTTTCTTTCCCCAGTTGTTGGGTGAGAGACTTCCAAAAGTGCTCCTGTGCTATAGCACATGCCTAAGCTTCAGAGAATAACCCCAAATCTCCCCTGAGCTTTgctttttgaattctgtatttccgattgcttcaagcctgggcattgtgtgATTATTAACCAGTTTTCTCTAGCACTGTTCCTGCccactgtttctgtaacataTTTGTTTTTTANNNNNNNNNNNNNNNNNNNNNNNNNNNNNNNNNNNNNNNNNNNNNNNNNNNNNNNNNNNNNNNNNNNNNNNNNNNNNNNNNNNNNNNNNNNNNNNNNNNNGAACTGTGGAGGCGGTGattgggatgggggcagtgtgtggagccccctggctgcccctatgtgtaggagctggaggggggacatgccatgaCGCAGGGCCTTGAGGAACCAATACTCCCATGTCCAGGGTTGATCTCTCACTGCAACAGTCCCATTCCCTGAGTCACTTCCCACCCTTACTTCCAGCGTCGGTAATGTCCTGGCAGCCAGTGTCGCATCCTTGGCAGTCAACTGAGTGTGTGCAGGGGCCTCAGGGTGGCTGGACACTGCAGCGTGGCGGTCCAGCAGCTTCCTGGCAGAAGCCAACAACATAGGTTTGTTCTTCTCCTCAGTCCACCCAGGCTAAGCTGCGCCCTTTTATACTCCGTCTCCAGTCGGAGCATGcccagagagggtgagggggtgTGGTGTCTTCAGCCCACATGGTAAAGTTAACCCTAGCAGTGCCAGTTCAGGGTTGATACACCTCATCACAGACAGCATTTCCCAAGTTTTGGGATTAGACAGGAGATCTCTTCAGGAGTAACCTCCTGTAGGGACTGGGTCACAAATACCTTGGGAAACAAAAACctgggcattttgcctagttccaaGTCACTTGCTGTGGAATTCTATCCCTGGATCATCTGAGACAATATCGTCCTAAACAATTGAACTACCCTGTGACCATGTGCACTTACTTCCGTCAGTTGCACCATTtggggtctgctgctgttcaccttttcagagtggagatttaAAAACATACTGTTTCTCTGATAATATGTCCAGCAGCTTGGagtattctctcctgttgactgaactgcatttgaattttctccatgtcatcatgcagggataggggaaaaaacaaacctaaagtaAAAAATGATGGTCATTTATCTGAAATttcccaataaatctgagctacaatcTGTCAAACAACACAAACATGCAGTTAAATGACCAAGGAGCCTTCATGAAAGATAGAAAACCCATATCACAGACAAGTAGAAGACactttcattttcatttaaagtgaaattccagaCTAGGTTACATCTGATGTCTCAGAATCAGGAAGAGAAATTCTCCCCTGATCCACTGAAACCTGCTTCACCCAGCGCTGTCTCATTAGTGTTATTCACAGAAGTTTTAGCACCTTCATAACGGGTGGAAAAAACAGCCGACCTTCCCAGAactggctttgccaatagagggaaaaggggatttgaacagtgcttgggatccatttgaaatccccttccaGGTCTGTGACACTTCCAGCTTCTGCCAGAGAGACTCTGATTTAGGATCAAAGATGTCCAAgcaccattcccaagcatggacagCCAAGAACATGACCTCACCGGACACGTTGGGAAGTGAAGGAATATGAACGGGTGAACTCTGCATGGCTCAGACACAAGGTAACAGTTCTAGGGTGATGGGGAAGGACGGAATCTCTGAGtcgccccatctccttccagtgtcacagagcctgaaatgacccttatttccctgacactgctccagctcttcatcatatttaaatatattttaaatgagaaaaaagtCAACAGAATAACTGctgttctgcacaatgcagggtaatgtgagaacaactgggaatgagacGATCTGTCCTCAGAGAGGAATGTGGCAACTCGAACAATAACTTTGCACTGAGAGGAGGAGTATAAATGTGAATCTCCAGGTTTGTTCAGACAAGGAAATGTGACGGTGGTTAGGTCAGATCAGGAGGAAATGTGCTAGATAACCCCACCCACTATGCATGGCCCATGTCTTTACTGCAAGAATAGCTGTCTTTTTACATCAGGAAAGTGAACTCAAGCTAGCTAACTTCATGGCAACCACAGTGATGAGACCCAGGTAGATTTTATCTCAATGTAGCTGGTTGAAGATACTCCCCATTTCCCCCACCTGGGGTGATGACATTCCTGGTAGAAAGGACACCCACTCCCATGACTCGCAggacaatggagttgatagaaaggac harbors:
- the LOC127042488 gene encoding zinc finger protein 3-like — protein: MSVGKASVWSSTLVRHRRIHTGETPYTCTECGRHFSQSSHLIRHQRIHTGETPYTCSECGKSFSQSSTLNTHRRIHTGETPYTCTECGRSFRWRSDLIVHRRIHTGETPYTCSECGKSFNHCSTLISHRRIHTGETPYNAQTAGKALVVAQPLSHIRESTQARSPTHAQSAGKALFGAHSLSDIR